One genomic window of Cannabis sativa cultivar Pink pepper isolate KNU-18-1 chromosome 2, ASM2916894v1, whole genome shotgun sequence includes the following:
- the LOC115718422 gene encoding mitochondrial hydrolase YKR070W: protein MGLRRFLVKASEIRNRKRLWPISTRSFSNISSQIQSTPASFGIAFDIDGVILRGETPIGGSPQALKRLYNNSGALKIPYIFLTNGGGFSESKRALELSKLLGVHISPSQVVQGHSPFKQLVDRFENELVVAVGKGEPATVMSEYGYKNVLSIDDYASFFENIDPLLPYKKWNTKQTDYQNSNFKDTALKNDVCSQRVQAVFIVSDSVDWSRDIQVLCDILRTGGLPGREIGHQPELFFASDDLTYQAAFPAERLGMGAFRIALESVFNKIHPKALKYTAYGKPNPFVFNTAEVLLRQLAQSLHHNVHNATNHANVGNHHLKTLYMIGDNPSVDIHGARQAGHPWFSILTRTGVFRGRENHPKFQADLVVDTVEEAVDYILRKES from the exons ATGGGTCTCCGCCGATTCCTCGTGAAAGCTTCAGAAATCCGAAACAGAAAGAGATTGTGGCCCATTTCCACTCGTTCTTTCTCTAACATCTCCTCCCAAATCCAATCAACTCC AGCTTCGTTCGGTATTGCCTTCGACATAGACGGTGTCATTCTACGCGGTGAAACTCCTATTGGAGGCTCTCCTCAAGCTCTTAAACGATTATACAACAACTCTG GTGCTTTGAAAATTCCTTATATATTTTTGACCAATG GAGGTGGTTTTAGTGAATCAAAGAGAGCCCTTGAGCTAAGTAAACTCTTGGGTGTTCATATTTCACCTTCACAG GTTGTACAAGGTCATTCACCTTTCAAACAGTTGGTAGATAG ATTTGAAAATGAACTCGTTGTCGCTGTGGGGAAAGGCGAACCTGCTACAGTGATGTCTGAATATGGATACAA AAATGTTCTTTCGATTGATGACTACGCATCATTCTTTGAGAACATTGACCCATTGTTACCATACAAAAAATGGAACACCAAGCAGACTGACTATCAAAATAGCAATTTCAAGGATACTGCCCTAAAAAATGATGTGTGCTCACAGAGAGTCCAGGCAGTTTTTATAGTTAGTGACTCTGTTGACTGGAGTAGAGACATTCAG GTTCTCTGTGACATTTTAAGAACTGGAGGTCTTCCTGGTCGTGAAATTGGACACCAACCAGAATTGTTTTTTGCAAGTGATGACCTGACTTACCAG GCTGCTTTTCCTGCTGAACGTCTTGGTATGGGAGCTTTCAGAATCGCACTGGAATCTGTCTTCAATAA AATTCACCCAAAGGCTCTAAAGTATACAGCTTATGGTAAACCAAATCCCTTTGTATTCAACACTGCAGAAGTTTTACTTAGGCAATTAGCGCAATCTCTTCATCATAATGTTCACAACGCCACCAATCATGCAAATGTTGGAAATCACCATCTCAAAACGTTGTACATGATCGGGGATAATCCTTCAGTCGACATCCATGGTGCACGACAG GCAGGACATCCTTGGTTTTCTATTTTAACAAGGACTGGAGTTTTTAGAGGACGGGAAAATCACCCGAAGTTTCAAGCTGATCTG GTTGTGGACACTGTGGAAGAAGCCGTTGACTATATTTTGCGAAAGGAGTCTTGA
- the LOC115718799 gene encoding chitinase 2, protein MNPNILFMTIFLIILSQTNSVPIPNTNVFTEYIGAEFNNVKFSDVPINPTLQFHFLLSFAIDYDTSSGSTPTNGKFNVFWDSNNLSPSQVSAIKKANPNVKVGLSLGGDTAPSGRSAFFKPFSIDSWVSNAVKTLTQIIQQYNLDGIDIDYEHFSSDTHTFTECIGRLIKTLKNNNVISFASIAPFDDDQVQSHYQALWNKYGDLIDYVNFQFYAYDKGTTVSQFIDYFNTQSSNYHGGKVLTSFISDGSGGLSPENGFFKACDQLKQQGKLHGIFIWSADDSKKNGFRYEKRSQSLLANNNN, encoded by the coding sequence ATGAATCCAAACATACTTTTCATGACCATTTTCCTTATCATCTTATCCCAAACTAACTCTGTTCCAATTCCAAACACAAACGTTTTCACAGAATACATAGGAGCAGAATTCAACAACGTTAAATTCTCAGACGTACCAATCAATCCAACCCTCCAATTTCACTTCCTTCTCTCCTTCGCCATAGATTATGACACGTCATCAGGCTCAACCCCAACCAATGGCAAATTCAACGTCTTTTGGGACTCAAACAATCTCTCCCCATCTCAAGTCTCAGCCATCAAAAAAGCCAATCCCAACGTCAAAGTAGGCCTAAGCCTCGGTGGCGATACCGCCCCGAGTGGCAGATCAGCCTTCTTCAAGCCATTCTCCATTGATTCTTGGGTGTCCAATGCAGTCAAAACTCTCACTCAAATCATCCAACAATACAACCTCGACGGAATCGATATCGATTACGAGCATTTCAGCTCAGACACTCATACTTTCACCGAGTGCATCGGACGCTTAATAAAGACTTTGAAGAACAACAATGTGATCTCCTTTGCTTCCATTGCTCCCTTTGATGATGACCAAGTACAGAGCCATTACCAGGCTTTGTGGAATAAATATGGGGATTTGATTGACTATGTGAATTTCCAATTCTATGCTTATGATAAGGGAACTACTGTGTCTCAGTTCATTGATTATTTCAATACTCAAAGCTCTAACTATCATGGTGGGAAGGTTTTGACAAGCTTTATTAGTGATGGGAGTGGTGGTTTGTCGCCGGAGAATGGGTTTTTCAAGGCTTGTGATCAGCTGAAACAACAGGGAAAGCTTCATGGAATCTTTATTTGGTCTGCTGATGATTCTAAGAAGAATGGTTTTCGTTATGAGAAGAGATCACAGTCACTTCttgctaataataataattaa
- the LOC115719249 gene encoding mitogen-activated protein kinase homolog NTF6, whose translation MESTEPKGVLTYGGKYVQYNVLGNLFEVSSKYVPPIQPVGRGAYGIVCCATNSETKEEVAIKKIGNAFDNSIDAKRTLREIKLLCHMEHENIVKIKDIIRPPDREKFNDVYIVYELMDTDLHQITRSTQPLTDDHCQYFLYQLLRGLKYIHSANVLHRDLKPSNLLLNANCDLKICDFGLARTTSETDFMTEYVVTRWYRAPELLLNCSEYTGAIDIWSVGCILMETIGREPLFPGRDYVQQLTLITELIGSPEDSDLGFLRSDNARKYVKQLPRVPKQPFAQKFPKASPEAIDLAEKMLVFDPSKRITVDEALNHPYLASLHEINEEPVCPSPFVFDFEKISLNEEDIKELIWSEALNFNPENVLE comes from the exons ATGGAGTCCACTGAACCCAAAGGGGTTCTCACTTACGGAGGAAAGTACGTTCAGTACAATGTTCTCGGCAACCTTTTCGAGGTCTCCTCCAAGTATGTTCCTCCTATTCAACCCGTCGGTCGCGGTGCATACGGCATCGTTTG TTGTGCAACAAATTCTGAGACGAAAGAGGAGGTGGCTATAAAAAAGATTGGCAATGCATTTGACAACAGCATTGATGCCAAGAGGACTCTCAGGGAGATAAAGCTCCTTTGCCATATGGAACATGAGAAT ATTGTTAAGATAAAGGACATCATAAGACCACCGGATAGGGAGAAGTTTAACGACGTTTATATCGTGTATGAGTTAATGGATACCGATTTGCATCAAATTACACGATCCACCCAGCCTTTGACAGATGATCATTGTCAG TATTTCCTATATCAATTGCTGCGTGGATTGAAGTACATACACTCTGCAAATGTTCTGCATCGGGATCTGAAACCAAGTAATCTTCTTCTCAATGCAAATTGTGACCTCAAGATTTGTGACTTTGGCCTTGCAAGAACTACCTCAGAGACAGATTTCATGACAGAGTATGTGGTCACTCGTTGGTACCGAGCGCCTGAATTGCTACTGAACTGTTCAGAATATACTGGCGCAATTGATATATGGTCAGTTGGGTGCATCTTGATGGAGACTATAGGAAGAGAACCACTATTTCCTGGTAGAGACTATGTTCAGCAGTTGACTTTAATAACTGAG CTAATTGGCTCTCCTGAGGATTCAGATCTTGGATTCCTAAGAAGTGATAATGCAAGGAAGTATGTTAAGCAGCTTCCACGTGTCCCCAAGCAACCTTTTGCACAAAAGTTCCCAAAAGCATCTCCCGAGGCAATTGATCTCGCGGAAAAGATGCTAGTATTCGATCCATCCAAACGCATTACTG TTGATGAAGCACTGAACCACCCGTACTTAGCAAGTCTTCACGAGATCAACGAGGAGCCCGTATGCCCATCTCCATTTGTCTTTGATTTCGAAAAGATATCCCTGAACGAAGAAGACATAAAGGAGCTCATATGGAGTGAAGCTCTGAACTTCAATCCAGAGAATGTGCTGGAATAG